In Synechococcus sp. CB0101, a genomic segment contains:
- the menA gene encoding 2-carboxy-1,4-naphthoquinone phytyltransferase: MYSVAVMPVLLAAGWRAGQGLVVRLDQLLLFLLAAVLLLAWENLANDVFDADTGVDTHGKPHSVVNLTGRRDRVSLLANGALLLGLVLMALVALRSSSAVLALVLACCGIGYAYQGPPLRLGYRGLGEPLCWIAFGPLATAAALLALAPAGDVGVPWRVALELGGGPALATTLVLFCSHFHQVEEDAAHGKRSPVVRLGTGAAAGLIPWFVAAALALEWAPVLVRQWPLTALLGAIGLPPAQALIRLLRQHHREPERIVGSKFLALRFQALNGLGLAVGLALGRWLG, encoded by the coding sequence ATGTATTCGGTGGCGGTGATGCCCGTGCTGCTGGCCGCCGGGTGGCGGGCCGGGCAGGGGTTGGTGGTGCGCCTCGATCAGCTGCTGCTGTTTCTGCTGGCAGCGGTGTTGCTGCTGGCCTGGGAAAACCTCGCCAACGATGTCTTCGATGCCGACACCGGCGTCGACACCCACGGCAAACCCCATTCGGTGGTCAACCTCACGGGCCGGCGCGATCGCGTGTCGCTGCTGGCCAACGGTGCGCTGCTGTTGGGGCTGGTGCTCATGGCCCTGGTGGCGCTCCGCAGCAGTTCTGCCGTGCTGGCCCTGGTGCTCGCCTGCTGTGGCATTGGTTATGCCTATCAAGGCCCGCCGCTGCGCCTGGGTTACCGGGGCCTTGGTGAGCCTCTCTGCTGGATTGCCTTTGGGCCGCTGGCCACCGCTGCCGCACTGCTGGCCCTGGCCCCCGCCGGAGATGTCGGGGTGCCCTGGCGGGTGGCATTGGAGCTTGGCGGTGGCCCGGCCCTGGCGACCACCCTCGTGCTGTTCTGCTCCCACTTCCATCAAGTGGAGGAAGACGCAGCCCATGGCAAGCGCTCCCCCGTGGTGCGCCTGGGCACTGGAGCGGCCGCAGGCTTGATCCCCTGGTTTGTGGCGGCTGCCCTGGCCCTGGAGTGGGCGCCGGTGCTGGTGCGGCAATGGCCGCTCACGGCCCTGCTGGGGGCCATCGGGCTGCCGCCTGCCCAGGCGCTGATCCGTTTGCTGCGTCAGCACCACCGCGAACCGGAACGGATCGTGGGCAGCAAGTTTTTAGCCCTGCGCTTCCAGGCCCTCAATGGCCTGGGCTTGGCGGTGGGCCTGGCCCTGGGGCGCTGGTTGGGATGA